A genomic stretch from Coffea arabica cultivar ET-39 chromosome 10c, Coffea Arabica ET-39 HiFi, whole genome shotgun sequence includes:
- the LOC140015709 gene encoding uncharacterized protein isoform X2, whose amino-acid sequence MGLFLELLLTAFVALVFSFVIAKLVSVAVPSSSEEKNLDQKVGAEEVKVDKGLKVGRAKSKKRRVKFVDDVVVGNVVHLESSEEPVKNFHTSESISEKVGILDKSLEADYGFGGEKVDKKSEVLRAYGEKLVEERAHENMTRDAKDGDVEGKKGSEDVQLLDEAIDGEAVEGKKEVATFGELCSEKNEEVVGSGFRDVLVGEEMKTEGIGGEDGLKLMSDGSDQNDVVEGKKASKDVELLDEAFHREAVGEKNEHAKFGDLCSVKNEVVVGSGLGGVVIGEEIKTESTGDENELKLMSYESNQNDAAAGEKLAANAEYLNKELDREAVYERGKHTAIDADKVYDSNTQMVSGNLDDLVVSVKVKSEVKLAYDDISLPQNEEGRVVSTKEGNAIGIVEDLSKENEGVEDKYILRDEKIDHSAASDDDDWEGIERSELEKVFAEAVNYVEYGAKRKDEQLVSLGSDVLVQLYALHKLALEGPCHDPQPMALMFSARAKWNAWQQLGNMRPEVAMEEYIKILSDNNPGWMQHSSAEDERHGSLKSETGVCGNPDTESSSVQDPQISFEVGNPSPPVN is encoded by the exons ATGGGGTTGTTTCTGGAGCTCCTTCTGACAGCCTTTGTGGCTTTGGTTTTCTCTTTTGTTATTGCAAAGTTGGTTTCAGTTGCTGTTCCCAGCAGTAGTGAGGAAAAGAATCTTGATCAAAAGGTTGGAGCAGAGGAGGTGAAGGTTGATAAAGGGTTAAAAGTTGGGAGGGCTAAGAGCAAGAAAAGGAGAGTGAAATTTGTGGATGATGTTGTGGTTGGAAACGTTGTTCACCTGGAGAGTTCTGAGGAACCCGTTAAAAATTTTCATACAAGTGAAAGTATATCCGAAAAAGTTGGGATTTTGGATAAGTCGTTGGAGGCTGATTATGGATTTGGGGGTGAAAAAGTGGATAAAAAATCTGAAGTACTGAGGGCTTATGGTGAGAAATTGGTTGAGGAACGTGCTCATGAAAATATGACGAGGGATGCAAAGGATGGTGATGTGGAAGGGAAAAAAGGGTCTGAAGATGTTCAACTGTTGGATGAGGCAATCGACGGTGAGGCTGTCGAGGGAAAGAAAGAAGTTGCTACATTTGGTGAACTTTGTAGTGAAAAGAATGAAGAGGTGGTTGGTAGTGGCTTCAGAGATGTGTTAGTTGGAGAGGAGATGAAAACTGAGGGTATTGGTGGTGAAGACGGGCTAAAATTGATGAGTGATGGGAGTGATCAAAATGATGTTGTTGAAGGCAAAAAAGCGTCTAAAGATGTTGAATTGTTGGATGAGGCATTCCATAGAGAAGCTGTTGGAGAAAAGAATGAGCATGCTAAATTTGGTGATCTTTGTAGTGTAAAGAATGAAGTTGTGGTTGGTAGTGGCTTGGGAGGTGTGGTGATTGGAGAGGAGATAAAAACTGAAAGTACTGGTGATGAGAATGAGCTAAAGTTGATGAGTTATGAGAGTAATCAAAATGATGCTGCAGCTGGAGAAAAGTTGGCTGCTAATGCAGAGTACTTAAATAAAGAGTTGGACAGAGAGGCTGTTTATGAAAGGGGTAAACATACTGCAATTGATGCAGACAAGGTCTATGACAGCAACACTCAAATGGTGAGTggaaatttggatgatttggttGTTTCAGTGAAGGTAAAGTCTGAGGTGAAATTGGCCTACGATGATATCTCCCTTCCTCAAAATGAGGAAGGCAGAGTTGTGAGTACTAAGGAGGGCAATGCGATTGGAATCGTAGAGGACTTGAGTAAAGAAAATGAAGGGGTGGAGGATAAGTATATACTAAGGGATGAGAAAATCGATCATAGTGCTGCTTCTGATGATGATGACTGGGAGGGAATAGAGAGAAGTGAGCTAGAGAAGGTGTTTGCTGAAGCTGTTAATTATGTGGAGTATGGGGCGAAAAGAAAGGATGAACAGTTGGTGAGCTTGGGAAGTGATGTGCTGGTGCAATTGTATGCACTTCATAAACTTGCATTGGAAGGGCCATGCCATGATCCCCAGCCAATGGCGCTTATGTTCTCTGCCCGAGCCAAATG GAATGCGTGGCAGCAACTGGGAAACATGAGGCCAGAGGTCGCAATGGAGGAATATATCAAGATTCTGTCAGACAACAATCCTGGTTGGATGCAACATTCTTCTGCT GAAGATGAACGGCATGGTTCTTTAAAATCCGAAACTGGAGTATGTGGCAATCCAGATACTGAGTCAAGCTCTGTTCAGGACCCTCAGATTAGCTTTGAAGTTGGAAA TCCAAGTCCACCTGTAAATTAA
- the LOC140015710 gene encoding protein arginine N-methyltransferase 2-like, with the protein MENDELVCEAARNGDVGKLKTLIDSGADVSCFDKDGLTPLMHAAKHGHAEAVKSLLEAGAPWNALSPSNLSAGDFAMDAGHQDAFDLLLNAGIQAELVLGTIARKGSENGGSNVDYLEDRVNFSEDKLMDTEDKAVMMAWEKPLMEAHAKAVCSGGGHILNIGFGMGLVDTAIQQYNPTSHTIVEAHPGVYKRMIDSGWGDKENVKIIYGRWQDVLDQLGSYDGIFFDTYGEYYEDMREFHQHLPTLLKPGGIYSFFNGLCGSNPFFHVVYCQLVSLELESLGYSTQLIPLPVKDCLGEKIWEGVKHRYWQLDTYYLAVCQAVEDSE; encoded by the exons ATGGAAAACGACGAGTTAGTCTGCGAGGCAGCTCGAAACGGCGACGTTGGAAAGCTCAAGACCTTAATTGACTCTGGAGCTGACGTCAGCTGCTTCGATAAAGATGGCCTTACTCCCCTGATGCACGCCGCCAAGCACGGCCATGCTGAGGCTGTTAAGTCCCTCCTCGAAGCCGGCGCCCCCTGGAATGCTCTCTCCCCATCTAACCTCTCCGCCGGCGACTTCGCAATGGATGCCGGCCACCAGGACGCCTTCGACCTCCTCCTTAACGCCG GGATACAAGCTGAGCTGGTGCTAGGAACAATTGCTAGGAAAGGAAGTGAAAATGGGGGATCCAATGTTGATTACTTGGAAGATAGAGTGAATTTTAGTGAGGACAAGTTGATGGATACGGAAGATAAAGCAGTAATGATGGCATGGGAAAAGCCATTGATGGAGGCTCATGCAAAAGCTGTTTGCTCTGGAGGTGGACACATTTTGAACATTGGATTTGGGATGGGCCTTGTTGACACTGCTATACAACAGTACAATCCCACGAGTCATACCATTGTTGAAGCTCATCCAGGGGTGTATAAGCGTATGATTGACTCTGGGTGGGGTGATAAGGAGAATGTGAAGATCATTTATGGTCGGTGGCAAGATGTCCTTGATCAGCTTGGATCTTATGATG GGATATTCTTTGACACCTATGGGGAATATTATGAAGATATGAGAGAGTTTCATCAACATCTTCCTACACTTTTGAAGCCTGGAGGCATATATTCATTCTTCAATGGCCTCTGCGGAAGCAATCCTTTCTTTCATGTTGTTTACTGTCAGTTGGTCTCTTTAGAACTCGAGAGTCTGGGTTATTCAACGCAGCTGATACCATTACCTGTAAAGGACTGCTTGGGTGAAAAAATTTGGGAGGGTGTGAAACATAGATATTGGCAGTTAGATACATACTATCTCGCTGTTTGTCAAGCTGTGGAGGATTCTGAGTGA
- the LOC140015663 gene encoding uncharacterized protein isoform X1, whose translation MDSDFSYVSYFHVIFIFSVILSVYSMQLSSTILFEAYCSEDEYRLEKSRRDRERYIRKLVRHKKAALLAIEPQSAETQVLPMTTAPQTTEHNLFDVPVHHDLPAKHAVGCFCLDLPVFSLPDNTDIPSTSTVSSIDPFCPAINDDLVSQSFFNSASSHVHVHQFPLPPHSASNSSINEGSNIATSSNLRPGNHRRRTNIPLIEQIQSEPSILPFVPDCIHCHAKRYYMELPRFCCASGEIKLAPTKMPDRLVQLYKANTPESKEFRQCVRSYNNMFAFTSLGVHYDKDLSKRNDGIYTFRVQGQIYHFMNSLFPSDDDKASNLQLYFYDTEHELANRMAISGKFKESIVQQLRSILDENPYSAFIRSLTEVQDLDRYRIFLKSDSICRSTF comes from the exons ATGGACTCTGACTTTTCTTATGTTAGCTACTTCCATGTTATATTTATCTTTTCTGTGATCTTATCGGTTTATTCCATGCAGCTCAGCTCAACCATCCTATTCGAAGCTTATTGTTCAG AAGATGAATATCGTTTAGAAAAAAGCCGTCGTGATCGCGAAAGATATATTAGAAAATTAGTTCGACATAAAAAGGCAGCTCTTTTGGCTATTGAACCCCAGAGTGCAGAAACGCAGGTTTTACCTATGACCACTGCTCCTCAGACAACTGAGCACAATCTTTTTGATGTTCCTGTTCATCATGATTTGCCAGCTAAACATGCAGTCGGCTGTTTCTGTTTGGATTTGCCTGTGTTTTCACTTCCAGATAACACAGATATTCCATCAACTTCAACTGTGTCCAGCATTGATCCAT TTTGTCCAGCTATAAACGATGATTTGGTTTCACAGAGTTTCTTTAATTCAGCTTCGTCACATGTTCATGTACACCAATTTCCTCTTCCTCCTCATTCAG CCTCAAACTCATCCATAAACGAAGGATCTAATATAGCAACATCTTCAAACCTTCGACCGG GTAATCATCGCCGTCGAACAAATATACCGCTCATAGAGCAGATACAATCAGAGCCAAGTATCTTGCCATTTGTTCCAGATTGTATTCACTGCCATGCTAAACGGTATTACATGGAGCTGCCTCGATTCTGCTGTGCTTCTGGAGAGATTAAATTAGCACCAACCAAAATGCCTGATAGATTAGTACAGCTTTATAAAGCAAACACTCCTGAATCAAAAGAATTCAGACAATGTGTTAGGAGTTATAATAACATGTTTGCTTTCACATCTCTGGGGGTTCATTATGATAAAGATCTCAGCAAGAGGAATGATGGTATCTATACTTTTAGGGTGCAAGGACAGATATACCATTTTATGAACTCATTATTTCCTTCTGATGATGACAAGGCATCAAACTTGCAACTGTATTTTTATGATACAGAACATGAGTTAGCAAATAGAATGGCTATCTCAGGCAAATTCAAAGAGTCTATTGTACAACAGCTGAGGTCTATACTTGATGAAAATCCATATTCTGCTTTTATTCGAAGCTTGACAGAAGTTCAGGACCTAGACAGATATCGGATATTTCTAAAGTCTGACAGTATATGCCGCTCTACTTTTTAA
- the LOC140015663 gene encoding uncharacterized protein isoform X2, which produces MGRKRKFSSEDEYRLEKSRRDRERYIRKLVRHKKAALLAIEPQSAETQVLPMTTAPQTTEHNLFDVPVHHDLPAKHAVGCFCLDLPVFSLPDNTDIPSTSTVSSIDPFCPAINDDLVSQSFFNSASSHVHVHQFPLPPHSASNSSINEGSNIATSSNLRPGNHRRRTNIPLIEQIQSEPSILPFVPDCIHCHAKRYYMELPRFCCASGEIKLAPTKMPDRLVQLYKANTPESKEFRQCVRSYNNMFAFTSLGVHYDKDLSKRNDGIYTFRVQGQIYHFMNSLFPSDDDKASNLQLYFYDTEHELANRMAISGKFKESIVQQLRSILDENPYSAFIRSLTEVQDLDRYRIFLKSDSICRSTF; this is translated from the exons ATGGGTCGGAAACGTAAATTTTCCTCAGAAGATGAATATCGTTTAGAAAAAAGCCGTCGTGATCGCGAAAGATATATTAGAAAATTAGTTCGACATAAAAAGGCAGCTCTTTTGGCTATTGAACCCCAGAGTGCAGAAACGCAGGTTTTACCTATGACCACTGCTCCTCAGACAACTGAGCACAATCTTTTTGATGTTCCTGTTCATCATGATTTGCCAGCTAAACATGCAGTCGGCTGTTTCTGTTTGGATTTGCCTGTGTTTTCACTTCCAGATAACACAGATATTCCATCAACTTCAACTGTGTCCAGCATTGATCCAT TTTGTCCAGCTATAAACGATGATTTGGTTTCACAGAGTTTCTTTAATTCAGCTTCGTCACATGTTCATGTACACCAATTTCCTCTTCCTCCTCATTCAG CCTCAAACTCATCCATAAACGAAGGATCTAATATAGCAACATCTTCAAACCTTCGACCGG GTAATCATCGCCGTCGAACAAATATACCGCTCATAGAGCAGATACAATCAGAGCCAAGTATCTTGCCATTTGTTCCAGATTGTATTCACTGCCATGCTAAACGGTATTACATGGAGCTGCCTCGATTCTGCTGTGCTTCTGGAGAGATTAAATTAGCACCAACCAAAATGCCTGATAGATTAGTACAGCTTTATAAAGCAAACACTCCTGAATCAAAAGAATTCAGACAATGTGTTAGGAGTTATAATAACATGTTTGCTTTCACATCTCTGGGGGTTCATTATGATAAAGATCTCAGCAAGAGGAATGATGGTATCTATACTTTTAGGGTGCAAGGACAGATATACCATTTTATGAACTCATTATTTCCTTCTGATGATGACAAGGCATCAAACTTGCAACTGTATTTTTATGATACAGAACATGAGTTAGCAAATAGAATGGCTATCTCAGGCAAATTCAAAGAGTCTATTGTACAACAGCTGAGGTCTATACTTGATGAAAATCCATATTCTGCTTTTATTCGAAGCTTGACAGAAGTTCAGGACCTAGACAGATATCGGATATTTCTAAAGTCTGACAGTATATGCCGCTCTACTTTTTAA
- the LOC140003846 gene encoding uncharacterized protein isoform X3 — MGLKNFNGTGVGFVVFFFRIWHWLRFWGGMGFWCFFPLFWFCFLAYCFGKTRHAFEFSGPRCRWWMRSWCRPWMGIWCSFW; from the exons ATGGGGCTTAAAAACTTCAATGGGACAGGAGTGGGTTTTG ttgttttctttttcaggATTTGGCATTGGCTGCGGTTTTGGGGTGGGATGGGGTTTTGGTG cttttttccccttttctggTTTTGTTTTTTAGCTtactgttttggaaaaaccag GCATGCCTTTGAATTTTCTGGGCCTCGGTGTCG GTGGTGGATGCGGAGTTGGTGTAGGCCTTGGATGGGGATTTGGTGCAGCTTTTGGTAG
- the LOC140003846 gene encoding uncharacterized protein isoform X2 has translation MGQEWVLLFSFSGFGIGCGFGVGWGFGGMPLNFLGLGVGGGCGVGVGLGWGFGAAFGSHYRNSRVIFQGTDLDAKDSSKSS, from the exons ATGGGACAGGAGTGGGTTTTG ttgttttctttttcaggATTTGGCATTGGCTGCGGTTTTGGGGTGGGATGGGGTTTTGGTG GCATGCCTTTGAATTTTCTGGGCCTCGGTGTCG GTGGTGGATGCGGAGTTGGTGTAGGCCTTGGATGGGGATTTGGTGCAGCTTTTGGTAGTCACTACCGAAATTCAAGGGTTATATTTCAGGGGACGGATCTTGACGCCAAAGATTCTAGCAAAAGTAGCTAG
- the LOC140015663 gene encoding uncharacterized protein isoform X3, with translation MTTAPQTTEHNLFDVPVHHDLPAKHAVGCFCLDLPVFSLPDNTDIPSTSTVSSIDPFCPAINDDLVSQSFFNSASSHVHVHQFPLPPHSASNSSINEGSNIATSSNLRPGNHRRRTNIPLIEQIQSEPSILPFVPDCIHCHAKRYYMELPRFCCASGEIKLAPTKMPDRLVQLYKANTPESKEFRQCVRSYNNMFAFTSLGVHYDKDLSKRNDGIYTFRVQGQIYHFMNSLFPSDDDKASNLQLYFYDTEHELANRMAISGKFKESIVQQLRSILDENPYSAFIRSLTEVQDLDRYRIFLKSDSICRSTF, from the exons ATGACCACTGCTCCTCAGACAACTGAGCACAATCTTTTTGATGTTCCTGTTCATCATGATTTGCCAGCTAAACATGCAGTCGGCTGTTTCTGTTTGGATTTGCCTGTGTTTTCACTTCCAGATAACACAGATATTCCATCAACTTCAACTGTGTCCAGCATTGATCCAT TTTGTCCAGCTATAAACGATGATTTGGTTTCACAGAGTTTCTTTAATTCAGCTTCGTCACATGTTCATGTACACCAATTTCCTCTTCCTCCTCATTCAG CCTCAAACTCATCCATAAACGAAGGATCTAATATAGCAACATCTTCAAACCTTCGACCGG GTAATCATCGCCGTCGAACAAATATACCGCTCATAGAGCAGATACAATCAGAGCCAAGTATCTTGCCATTTGTTCCAGATTGTATTCACTGCCATGCTAAACGGTATTACATGGAGCTGCCTCGATTCTGCTGTGCTTCTGGAGAGATTAAATTAGCACCAACCAAAATGCCTGATAGATTAGTACAGCTTTATAAAGCAAACACTCCTGAATCAAAAGAATTCAGACAATGTGTTAGGAGTTATAATAACATGTTTGCTTTCACATCTCTGGGGGTTCATTATGATAAAGATCTCAGCAAGAGGAATGATGGTATCTATACTTTTAGGGTGCAAGGACAGATATACCATTTTATGAACTCATTATTTCCTTCTGATGATGACAAGGCATCAAACTTGCAACTGTATTTTTATGATACAGAACATGAGTTAGCAAATAGAATGGCTATCTCAGGCAAATTCAAAGAGTCTATTGTACAACAGCTGAGGTCTATACTTGATGAAAATCCATATTCTGCTTTTATTCGAAGCTTGACAGAAGTTCAGGACCTAGACAGATATCGGATATTTCTAAAGTCTGACAGTATATGCCGCTCTACTTTTTAA
- the LOC140003846 gene encoding protein TRIGALACTOSYLDIACYLGLYCEROL 5, chloroplastic-like isoform X1 yields MGLKNFNGTGVGFGFGIGCGFGVGWGFGGMPLNFLGLGVGGGCGVGVGLGWGFGAAFGSHYRNSRVIFQGTDLDAKDSSKSS; encoded by the exons ATGGGGCTTAAAAACTTCAATGGGACAGGAGTGGGTTTTG gATTTGGCATTGGCTGCGGTTTTGGGGTGGGATGGGGTTTTGGTG GCATGCCTTTGAATTTTCTGGGCCTCGGTGTCG GTGGTGGATGCGGAGTTGGTGTAGGCCTTGGATGGGGATTTGGTGCAGCTTTTGGTAGTCACTACCGAAATTCAAGGGTTATATTTCAGGGGACGGATCTTGACGCCAAAGATTCTAGCAAAAGTAGCTAG
- the LOC113712341 gene encoding uncharacterized protein, translating to MASQFDRWEKDPFFSAAEEVQESADRMESTYRTWIHSMKDSGSLWNSDELRRDLRTALGTTKWQLEEFERAVSSSYTNNAADDAKDRHREFAIAIGSQISKVEASLNESAVSRGKPPNPWVHLDEGESDELALFLSGPSASFSGDKNFGRLHGREQQIANLQEGDKQSELKHPTNSSHSLELGQLESKEVKLPGHRRTASANADMGYWKVSVAEDALPQSSPDVQSDLPPPKIPSFSGFLNTIESAAKLKWSKNGYRKLKLSDQHPEADTPLPRTQPLTRGINLCYEKSKSCLEGCDECYDKQLYGWYGAIQRQLQRSQYHMQYSRPMQVVFSAVILLCVIVLLASRGF from the exons ATGGCTTCACAATTTGATCGGTGGGAAAAAGATCCATTCTTCTCTGCCGCCGAGGAGGTTCAGGAATCTGCCGACAG GATGGAGTCAACTTATAGGACATGGATTCATTCTATGAAGGATTCCGGCAGTCTTTGGAACTCCGATGAGCTTCGTAGAGACCTTCGTACTGCCCTTGGCACGACTAAATGGCAG TTGGAGGAATTTGAACGAGCAGTTAGTTCAAGCTACACGAATAATGCAGCTGATGATGCCAAGGATAGACATAGGGAGTTCGCTATTGCAATCGGGAGCCAGATTTCAAAGGTTGAAGCCTCGTTAAATGAATCAGCTGTTTCTCGGGGAAAACCACCAAATCCATGGGTACATCTGGATGAGGGAGAAAGTGACGAGCTGGCTTTGTTTCTCTCAGGACCGTCAGCGTCCTTTTCTGGGGATAAAAACTTTGGAAGACTCCATGGTAGAGAGCAGCAAATAGCAAATTTGCAGGAGGGTGATAAGCAATCAGAACTGAAGCATCCTACAAATTCTTCTCATTCTTTGGAGTTGGGGCAACTGGAGAGTAAGGAGGTGAAGTTGCCTGGGCACCGCAGAACTGCTAGTGCTAATGCTGACATGGGTTACTGGAAGGTTTCAGTTGCCGAGGATGCATTGCCTCAGAGTTCACCAGATGTTCAATCAGATCTACCACCGCCAAAGATTCCGAGCTTTTCTGGTTTTCTGAATACGATAGAATCTGCAGCTAAGTTGAAGTGGTCAAAGAATGGTtataggaaattgaagctttcAGATCAACATCCAGAAGCTGATACTCCATTACCTCGAACTCAGCCCTTGACTCGA GGCATTAACTTGTGTTACGAGAAGAGTAAGAGTTGCCTTGAGGGTTGTGATGAATGTTATGATAAgcaactttatggttggtaTGGCGCCATCCAAAGACAGCTCCAAAGATCTCAGTATCACATGCAGTATAGTAGACCCATGCAAGTCGTCTTTTCAGCTGTCATCCTTCTCTGTGTGATTG TTTTATTGGCATCTCGTGGGTTCTGA
- the LOC140015709 gene encoding uncharacterized protein isoform X1 gives MGLFLELLLTAFVALVFSFVIAKLVSVAVPSSSEEKNLDQKVGAEEVKVDKGLKVGRAKSKKRRVKFVDDVVVGNVVHLESSEEPVKNFHTSESISEKVGILDKSLEADYGFGGEKVDKKSEVLRAYGEKLVEERAHENMTRDAKDGDVEGKKGSEDVQLLDEAIDGEAVEGKKEVATFGELCSEKNEEVVGSGFRDVLVGEEMKTEGIGGEDGLKLMSDGSDQNDVVEGKKASKDVELLDEAFHREAVGEKNEHAKFGDLCSVKNEVVVGSGLGGVVIGEEIKTESTGDENELKLMSYESNQNDAAAGEKLAANAEYLNKELDREAVYERGKHTAIDADKVYDSNTQMVSGNLDDLVVSVKVKSEVKLAYDDISLPQNEEGRVVSTKEGNAIGIVEDLSKENEGVEDKYILRDEKIDHSAASDDDDWEGIERSELEKVFAEAVNYVEYGAKRKDEQLVSLGSDVLVQLYALHKLALEGPCHDPQPMALMFSARAKWNAWQQLGNMRPEVAMEEYIKILSDNNPGWMQHSSAEDERHGSLKSETGVCGNPDTESSSVQDPQISFEVGKTKNEKVD, from the exons ATGGGGTTGTTTCTGGAGCTCCTTCTGACAGCCTTTGTGGCTTTGGTTTTCTCTTTTGTTATTGCAAAGTTGGTTTCAGTTGCTGTTCCCAGCAGTAGTGAGGAAAAGAATCTTGATCAAAAGGTTGGAGCAGAGGAGGTGAAGGTTGATAAAGGGTTAAAAGTTGGGAGGGCTAAGAGCAAGAAAAGGAGAGTGAAATTTGTGGATGATGTTGTGGTTGGAAACGTTGTTCACCTGGAGAGTTCTGAGGAACCCGTTAAAAATTTTCATACAAGTGAAAGTATATCCGAAAAAGTTGGGATTTTGGATAAGTCGTTGGAGGCTGATTATGGATTTGGGGGTGAAAAAGTGGATAAAAAATCTGAAGTACTGAGGGCTTATGGTGAGAAATTGGTTGAGGAACGTGCTCATGAAAATATGACGAGGGATGCAAAGGATGGTGATGTGGAAGGGAAAAAAGGGTCTGAAGATGTTCAACTGTTGGATGAGGCAATCGACGGTGAGGCTGTCGAGGGAAAGAAAGAAGTTGCTACATTTGGTGAACTTTGTAGTGAAAAGAATGAAGAGGTGGTTGGTAGTGGCTTCAGAGATGTGTTAGTTGGAGAGGAGATGAAAACTGAGGGTATTGGTGGTGAAGACGGGCTAAAATTGATGAGTGATGGGAGTGATCAAAATGATGTTGTTGAAGGCAAAAAAGCGTCTAAAGATGTTGAATTGTTGGATGAGGCATTCCATAGAGAAGCTGTTGGAGAAAAGAATGAGCATGCTAAATTTGGTGATCTTTGTAGTGTAAAGAATGAAGTTGTGGTTGGTAGTGGCTTGGGAGGTGTGGTGATTGGAGAGGAGATAAAAACTGAAAGTACTGGTGATGAGAATGAGCTAAAGTTGATGAGTTATGAGAGTAATCAAAATGATGCTGCAGCTGGAGAAAAGTTGGCTGCTAATGCAGAGTACTTAAATAAAGAGTTGGACAGAGAGGCTGTTTATGAAAGGGGTAAACATACTGCAATTGATGCAGACAAGGTCTATGACAGCAACACTCAAATGGTGAGTggaaatttggatgatttggttGTTTCAGTGAAGGTAAAGTCTGAGGTGAAATTGGCCTACGATGATATCTCCCTTCCTCAAAATGAGGAAGGCAGAGTTGTGAGTACTAAGGAGGGCAATGCGATTGGAATCGTAGAGGACTTGAGTAAAGAAAATGAAGGGGTGGAGGATAAGTATATACTAAGGGATGAGAAAATCGATCATAGTGCTGCTTCTGATGATGATGACTGGGAGGGAATAGAGAGAAGTGAGCTAGAGAAGGTGTTTGCTGAAGCTGTTAATTATGTGGAGTATGGGGCGAAAAGAAAGGATGAACAGTTGGTGAGCTTGGGAAGTGATGTGCTGGTGCAATTGTATGCACTTCATAAACTTGCATTGGAAGGGCCATGCCATGATCCCCAGCCAATGGCGCTTATGTTCTCTGCCCGAGCCAAATG GAATGCGTGGCAGCAACTGGGAAACATGAGGCCAGAGGTCGCAATGGAGGAATATATCAAGATTCTGTCAGACAACAATCCTGGTTGGATGCAACATTCTTCTGCT GAAGATGAACGGCATGGTTCTTTAAAATCCGAAACTGGAGTATGTGGCAATCCAGATACTGAGTCAAGCTCTGTTCAGGACCCTCAGATTAGCTTTGAAGTTGGAAA GACGAAGAATGAGAAAGTTGATTAA